The genomic window GTTCAAATAGGTATCGCCGATCTTGAATGCGGCAATGTGTCTGGCAGACGGACCCTGGTGCGGCAGTCTTGCCGGGCGGCATGGGCTTTCCTAGTGTGCGGGCCCGCGTCACTGGACGCGAAGACCCGTCGATCGGCGACGGGTTTGGCCTCGACCCTCGGCCGGACGGCGGTCCATCATATGGATCCGCATCAACGCCTAGCCGACGGGAGACAAACTGACTTCCAACAACCCGCCCCAAGGCACCCCACATGGCCATTCTGACCGACGACAAGAAGCAGATCATCGACAAGCACCAGCGGCAGGACAACGACACCGGCAGTGTCGAAGTCCAGGTCGCGATCCTGACCGCCAAGATCGCCGACCTCACCGAGCACCTCAAGGTCCACAAGAAGGACTATTCCAGCCGCCGCGGCCTGCTCAAGATGGTCGCCCGCCGGACCAATCTGCTCAAATACCTCCAGCGGATCGATCGGCCTCGCTATCTGGCGCTGATCCAGAGCCTTGGCCTCCGCAAGTAAACCTGAACCTCCCCACGGGCACGACGAACAGTCGTGCCCGTCGCTTTTGGGTCCGGTCCTCGGACTCATTTCCTACCCCCACCGTGGCCGTTCCGATGTTGGACGGCGTTGTGTCTGAAAACGTTTGTCAACCCCCGCGCCGCCCGGGATGCGTCTGGCGGCCAACGTGATGCAAGAAATTCGAGTCGAAAAGACCATCGCAGGTCGCACCCTGTCGATCGAGACCGGCACCGTCGCCCGCCAAGCCGCCGGCAGCGTGACCGTTCAATACGGCGACACCGTCGTCCTCGCCGCCGTCGCACGCGGTGCCCCACGCCCGGGCATTGACTTCTTCCCACTCCAGGTCGAGTACCGCGAACGCCGCAGCGCCGCCGGCAAGTTCCCCGGCGGCTTCATGAAGCGTGAAGGCCGGCCGAGCAACCGCGAAGTCCTCATCATGCGGATGGTCGACCGTCCGCTCCGGCCGCTCTTACCGGACGGCTTTAAGGACGAGCTTCAGATCCACCTCAATGTCTTGTCGTACGACGGCGTCAACGATCCCGACGTCATCGCCGGCATCGCCGCCTCGGCCGCGCTCGCCGTCAGCGACATCCCGTTCGACGGCCCGACCGCGCACGTCCGCTGTGGTCTGGTTCCGGACGAGAACGACGAGTTGCAACAGGTGCTCATGCCGACCATCGAGCAGCAGGCCGACAGTGACATCGACTTAGTGCTCGCCGGCACGAAGGACCTGCCGAACATGATCGAGGTCGGCGCGTTCGAGGTCGAGGAAGAGGAGGTCACCGACCTCATCGAGTTCGGCCACAAGGCGATCAAGGACATCTGCGGCCTGATCGACGAGTTAGCCGACAAGGTCGGTCGCAAAGAGAAGGTCGTCCTCGGCCCGAGCGACGTCGATGCGGACCTCGTCCAGAAGGTCCACGACATGGCCTTCGACAAGATCAAGGCGGCCAAGGGCGAGCCGGGCAAGCTCGACCGGGCCGACAAGATCAAGGCCATCCGCGACGAGGTCATGGACGCGCTCGCCCCCGAGCCGGAGCAAGACGCGCCCTACTTCCTCTATCAGGAGCGCACCAAACGCGGCATCGAGGTCGGCAACGCCTTCCGCAAGGTCGAGAAGAAGGCGACACGCGCCCTCGTCCTCGATGGCACCCGCCCCGACGGTCGCAAGGCCGACGAGATTCGCGACATCACCCACCAGGTCGGCGTCATCCCGCGCGTCCACGGCAGCAGCCTCTTCACCCGCGGCGAGACGCAGAGCCTCTGCACCGTCACTTTGGGCACGTCGGGCGACGACCAGATGGTCGACGGCCTGACCGAGGAGTACGCCCAGAAGTTCATGCTTCACTACAACTTCCCGCCCTACTCGGTCGGCGAAGTCCGTCGGCTGGGCGGCGTGAGCCGGCGTGAGCTGGGCCACGGGGCCCTGGCGGAGAAGGGCCTGCTCTCCGTTATGCCGGAGGTCGAGGACTTTCCGTACACCGTCCGCGTCATCAGTGACATCACCGAGTCGAACGGCTCATCGTCGATGGCGTCGGCCTGTGCCGGCTGCCTCGCGATGATGGATGCGGGCGTGCCGATCACCGACATGGTCGCCGGCATCAGCGTCGGTGTCATCAAGGACGGCGAAGGCTCCAAGGCCAAGTTCCACCTGCTCACCGACATCCTCGGCGAAGAGGACGGCTTTGGTGACATGGACTTCAAGGTCATCGGCACCGAGCACGGCATCACTGCCATCCAGCTCGATATCAAGATCGCGGGTCTCCCGATCAAGGTGATCAAGGACACCCTCAAGCGGGCCAAGGACGCACGCCTGGGCATCCTCAAGGGCATGAAGGAGACGATCGCCGAGCCGCGAGCCGACATCTCCAAGTACGCACCCAAGCTCATCAGCCTCAAGATCGACCCCGAGAAGATCGGCAAGGTCATCGGTCCATCCGGCAAGACGATCCGCAAGATTCAGGAGGAGACCGGTGCCCGCATCGACATCGACGACGACGGCACGGTGCAGTTCAGCGCCAGCACGCCGGGCGGCGCCGAGAAGGCACGCGACATCGTCGAGGCGATGACGCAGCAGGTCCAGGAAGGCCGCATCTACAAAGGCGAGATCGTCTCGATCAAGGACTTCGGTGCCTTCGTCGAGATCGCCCCCGAGACGGACGGCCTCCTGCACGTCAGCGAGATTTCCAACAACTACGTCGAGCGCGTCGGCGACCACCTCAAGGTCGGCGACGAGCTGGAGGTCAAGGTCATCCGCATTGACGAGCAGGGCCGCATCAAGCTCAGCCGCAAGGCCGTGCTCGAAGAGCGTGGCGAGAAGGACGACATCGGCGTGCCGCGCAAGCCCAAGGGCGAGAACGGCGGCGACGACGAAGGC from Planctomycetota bacterium includes these protein-coding regions:
- the rpsO gene encoding 30S ribosomal protein S15, producing the protein MAILTDDKKQIIDKHQRQDNDTGSVEVQVAILTAKIADLTEHLKVHKKDYSSRRGLLKMVARRTNLLKYLQRIDRPRYLALIQSLGLRK
- a CDS encoding polyribonucleotide nucleotidyltransferase, which codes for MQEIRVEKTIAGRTLSIETGTVARQAAGSVTVQYGDTVVLAAVARGAPRPGIDFFPLQVEYRERRSAAGKFPGGFMKREGRPSNREVLIMRMVDRPLRPLLPDGFKDELQIHLNVLSYDGVNDPDVIAGIAASAALAVSDIPFDGPTAHVRCGLVPDENDELQQVLMPTIEQQADSDIDLVLAGTKDLPNMIEVGAFEVEEEEVTDLIEFGHKAIKDICGLIDELADKVGRKEKVVLGPSDVDADLVQKVHDMAFDKIKAAKGEPGKLDRADKIKAIRDEVMDALAPEPEQDAPYFLYQERTKRGIEVGNAFRKVEKKATRALVLDGTRPDGRKADEIRDITHQVGVIPRVHGSSLFTRGETQSLCTVTLGTSGDDQMVDGLTEEYAQKFMLHYNFPPYSVGEVRRLGGVSRRELGHGALAEKGLLSVMPEVEDFPYTVRVISDITESNGSSSMASACAGCLAMMDAGVPITDMVAGISVGVIKDGEGSKAKFHLLTDILGEEDGFGDMDFKVIGTEHGITAIQLDIKIAGLPIKVIKDTLKRAKDARLGILKGMKETIAEPRADISKYAPKLISLKIDPEKIGKVIGPSGKTIRKIQEETGARIDIDDDGTVQFSASTPGGAEKARDIVEAMTQQVQEGRIYKGEIVSIKDFGAFVEIAPETDGLLHVSEISNNYVERVGDHLKVGDELEVKVIRIDEQGRIKLSRKAVLEERGEKDDIGVPRKPKGENGGDDEGGSRRRGGRRRGGSSNGDREEASAEKSSSDDQPRRRRRRGSDDD